Below is a window of Perca flavescens isolate YP-PL-M2 chromosome 12, PFLA_1.0, whole genome shotgun sequence DNA.
GCAGGTACGGACTGGAAACGCTTGTGGTTTTGAATGATCACTACATCGCTGTCTGTGGCACTCGGCCCATTTGTCCCCTATTAAggatgtaaatctttaaaacagTGTCACGACTAtatcagtttattcttaaaaaaTACTAAGTCATTTTCTAAAACAGCTGAGCACTgttctttttattaaatgtttctcaaacaggagtaaaccGTGTCtgtttgttggggactattttcagctgcagaaTAATAGACATTTGGTATATGGTTATGAATAAAAATTGTAATGTGGGATTGAAACATTGAACATTTATgagtttttaatagtttttggacatcAATTGACCTGTATCCAGCATGCTCAACAGGCAAAGGTTTAGCTCTAAAACCACCATGGATTGATTTTCTGTGACACAGGGGAATACGATATACATTATTAGCTACACAGGCGATACTTGTGCGTCTCAAAATAAAGACCTCTTTTGCGAACACCACGCTCCTGCTGTAAGATGTGTAAAGGCACTAGTCCATTCTCATGTCAAGTTTTTTCTTTGGCTTTGCAAATGAAAAGTTGCACAAGGCGGCTTTCAGTTAGGTTTCAGTAGTCTTATCAGTCTTCCACCAGATGCCATTGTCAATTTTATCTCCATTGTGCTGAAAGAACAGCACCATGTTCCAGTTCTGTGCCAGAACACAGTCCACAAATGCAGATTACTGTGAAGCATAGAGGCTGCTAGAAGCTGCAAATCTTATCAATGACGATGTAGTTCGTTCACGTTATATATTGTTAGGACCTAAATAACTGTTTATTAGTGTTGTAATATCAAGACTtgtttttgataaaaaaaaaaaaagattaacttAACTTCGTGCTAGGCACCATTGGGCCTAGCACTTttgtgctcgggccctaataattactttatttatatagcgcctttcatgaaacccaaggacactttgcaGAATTACTGTGGATAAGCTAAGGGAGGTTGTAGGTTGTGGTAAACAGGAggtgtttcaggagtttttaaaaaaatgtccagGGATGGAGGATTTCGGATATCTGCACGGAGGGTGTTCCAGAGGaatggggctgcaacactaaaggctctgtctccaAAGCTACGgagtctggtgtggggaatggagagcaggccagcgtctgaggaccgcaggtttcagggtggggtgtatggatggaggaggtcggagaggtactgtggggccggggcatggagggatttgtagttgagaaggaggattttatTTTCGATGCAGGACTTAACTGGGAGTcagtgaaggtggatgagggTTGGGTGATGTGCTGCCAGGTCTTGGTGTGGGTGAGAACCCTGGCGTTGGAATGAATTACTTTTCTTTGCTGAGGatctgcatttccttttttttttctggctgtAGTTTCATGAGGGAATCCTGGAAGCATGTCTGTTTATCCTGGAGAAGAGTGACATGCCGCCATCTGGTCGAGGGGATCCTGTCAATGTGGTTAGAGTCATATCTGCCATGGTAAGTTTAGATTTATATTAACATCCTACTATCTCCGGATATTAGAAATACTTGGGTTGGACATGAGTCCCCCAATGCTTATGTTTGATTTTATTCAGTTAACTTTTCAATTCATTTCTGTGAATGTTGTTTATCAACATCATATGCTATTTTAAAGCCATCTCCACCACACTGCCAGGAATAAAATTGTGGCggttaaatatactgtataggaCATACACGTAGtcaaatttaaatatattaattatatacgTTCTGCCAAAAGCTTATGAAATACCCTCCATGTGTTTAAAACATAAATTGTAGCTAACCTCAGGTTacgaaaaaacaaacatatttccAGGAACAATGCATTGACCCCAGTGTGTCCATTAGTAGCTATGGCCCTAATCATGTTCTGCTTggaaaattatcatttgaattaGTGAATGAGAGCAGTCGTTTATAATCGACTGTGTCACCATCCTCTCTTCAGATAAACGCTCAGGATGACTTTGGGGTTCTGGTGGGGAACTGGTCTGGGGATTACTCTGATGGAGTCTCTCCGTCAGCGTGGAGCAGCAGCGTGGAGATCCTGAGGAAGTACCTCTCCTCCAACGGAACGCCTGTGTCATATGGACAGTGTTGGGTGTTCTCTGGGATCACTACAACAGGTAAGCAACACTAAAACAGAGCGAGcatgtgatggtgtgtgtgagaggaatatgtgtgtttatgtggagACAGGTTGGAGCTCAGAGGATGAAAAGCTATACTTTATGGTAGAGGCGTGTGAAGATACTGctctgaatatgtgtgtgtgtgtgtgtgtgtgtgtgtgtgtgtgtgtgtgtgtgtgtgtgtgtgtgtgtgtgtgtgcgcatgtgcgaATGCCACAAAGTTCGCAGTGTTCATGTGAATTGGATTAACGGTCAAAAGATCATGGTCAGGGCTTCCTGTCAATCAGGCCCTTTTCATTAGCCTTTACTGCTCTGTATCAGAATACTTAATTCATTGTGCGTGCATGCAGGGTGGTAGCTAGCTGACCTTAGCACCTGATAACAAGCCGTAGCTCATATACACCCTAAATACCTGGCATTGGCATTCCTGTCATACCTCCTACTTTAGTTACCGATAGAGCCACATGTGTTGCTCTCAGTCAGCCGGGATGATAAAGTTCAATGCAACCATGCAAATGCCATCATAGTAGAAATGTCTGAAGTCATTATGCTCAAGTCTTAGCATCTGGGAACATAATTCATTTATCAAATGACCTCGTAAATTGAGTTTTAATgaatctctctgtctgtctttgttgcCAGTGCTGCGGTGTCTTGGCATACCCGCCCGCAGTGTGACCAACTTCCAGTCAGCTCATGATACTGATGTATCCCTCACCACAGATGTGTATTTCGATGAGAACATGAAGCTGATCGACTACCTCAATAGTGACTCTGTGTGGTAAGCTGTGTAACTTTACATGGCCAGGACACCATGCAAGGACAATTGCCTGTTGCTAAATCCATACCTTAGGAATGCGCCATATATTTAGATCTGCTCCGAAAGCAGTCCCCTCTAACTTGACACCTCACAGACATCATGCCTGTTTAATTATTTGCAACTCCTCTCAGACTGCAGAGGCTAATTTGGTATCTATTGACTCTGTGGTATTTGTCTGTTAGATATGAAGCTAAGCGTGGAGACAGTTAGCTTATCTTAGTTtagctagcctggctttgtccaaaAGTGTAGAACAGTGGACAGAGCCAAGATAGCTGTTTCCCCCCTATTTCCAACTgccttaatgctaagctaagctatctAACTGttggcaacaacaaaaaagcgcATTCCCCAAAATGTCTAATATTACTTTAAATAGGCCCTTAATATAACATAATCCCATGCAGGAACTTCCACGTGTGGAATGACTGCTGGATGGCGAGACCAGACCTGCCCCCTGGTCATGGAGGCTGGCAGGCTGTTGACTCTACTCCCCAGGAAACGAGCCAGGGCACCTTCCGCTGCGGCCCGGCCTCTGTCAACGCCATCCGCTCTGGCCAGGTCTACCTCAAACACGACACGCCATTTGTCTTCGCTGAGGTAAGTGTCCGAAATTGGCAGGTGCACGTTGCTCTTTAGTTCTCTTGAAGTTCATTTTGATGCATTACCAAAGTGAGAGCAAGCTGGTCATACTAAATTGCAGGCATAGAGGGTGGTCTTTGGAGCTGGAATAACTATAATCAGGCGTGAATTGTGAAACCTCATTTTGTGCTTCTCTAGCAGCATGCATTCTTTTTGAATAGGGATTACTTTCTTGGATCCCTGTCTCTCGCTAGATCAAGAACAGAACACACTTGTGTTATTCAACGCGGAATAACAAAGACAGAATGTCTACCCTGTCCACTTGTACAAATCAAAGATTAACAATACATAACACTGATGCACACCTTGGTTCAACTTCGTCATCAGTATTTAATGAAAACTACTCATGTACTTGTTGGTATTTTTCTACCAGGTCAACAGTGATAAGATCTACTGGCAGAGGAAACTGGACGGTACTTTCCGCCAGATCCAAAGTGAGAAGAAAGCTGTTGGCCACTGCATCAGCACTAAAGCAGTGGGCTCTGACGAGCGGGCAGACATCACACACCTATACAAACACCAAGAAGGTACTGGCAAGCATATCATACTTTGCTTATTGCATTTCTACCCCAGATTAATGATCTAGAATCAGACAGAATTATTTAGAAACTACCCAGAGAAATCTTAAAAGGTAACGATTTAATACTTTATTGCTGCATAGATCATTTCACTGTAGCTTCCCCTCATCTGACCCCTCAACTGTTCGCCTGCTCTTCACAATATTAAAATACGTGTCTCTGTTTGCTTAGTTTAAAGGACCCATGCCATATCTCTTGTATCTGTCAATAAATCCTGAAACATCAGACAGGATGAGGTGCACTTACATTCTCCTGCATTTGAATCAGGTTCGGAAGAGGAACGCATCGCTGTGGAGACTGCCAGTCGCTACGGCAGCAAGCCAGATGTCTACTCCTCAGCCGTGGCAGAGGATGTGAGCGTGGAGGTGAAGATGGAGGGCGAGGGGCCCAGGATGGGTGCTGACGCCCAGCTGAGCATCCTGGTGAAGAACCTGAGCTCACAGCCTCGTAGGACCACTCTGCACAGCCAGGTGGCTGTCATGTACTACACGGGTGTGCTGAAGGGAACTATTAAGAAGGAGCAGATGCACGTGGAGCTCTTGCCCAATGAAGGTAGGCTTTCACTAAGCTTTAAAGCTGCTCTTAtcaatatttttaaatcaatcagactttatttGTGTAGCACTTTTCATCCAAAGTACATGTAAATGTAGCACAAAGTGCTTCATACAATTGCaagtcattgttttggtttaaaggcctgcaactttactgttttgattgactctcactgctctcatcagCAGCAGGCTGATATTTTGTAgcaaaaaagctttaaaaaactaCTGTACAATATCAGTCAACaatcaaacagcagacagacacgtTATTATTCCCTCGGAGTGGGTggagaccaaaccagagctaaaaggagagtgatgAATGCTGATGCTATTCCGTATCTATTAAGCAACTGTCTGCTAACTTTGTCATAGCAACGCAAAAGGAGATAGTAGCTCAGTGTGGTGTTTActgcttgtttttgttgcccCCAAGTGGCCTAACAATGTGTTAATTCAGggttaaaacaagtttatgtATCTTGTTGAATAGTGACCACTGTGGCCACAACTGGGTGTTACATATCAGTGTCTATCTAAAGTTTGCTAACAGTAGCCACCATGAGCTAAACATCATACAAGAACCAAAATGGCTGCAGCAGCAAAACCCCTGACAATATTGAATTGAGCAAGGGTATGTTTTATTgcccctgacttttcatttgTAAGAGGAAAAATGTGTTGTCTCTTGTTTCAGAAGTGAATGCAGAAGTCTTGCTTTAATGCAATTTAATGCACTGGAACAGCCAGGGGAGCTTTGCTAATAAGCAACTGTGGATTTAACAAAGAAGtaatgttaattagtgagctttgaAAGTGCCAGTAGggagattttgttacctttggagaGAGCCAGGCTTGctgttttctcctcctcctctctttatGCGAAGCTAATAAGCTAATAATACAAAAGACAGTAAAACTTGCATAGTGAAAATGGTGAATACTGAGCCCAGACCCTTTTCTGTACCTCTGCACCATACAGAAAAGACCATTGAGTGGGTGCTGCCCTACCAACAGTACCAAAACCAGCTGGTGGATCAGGCAGCTCTGATGCTGACCCTGTCTGGAAGAGTCAGTGAGACCCAGCAAGTATTAGCCAACCAGACCTCCTTCAGGCTCCGCACACCTGACCTCAACATCACGGTAGGGTTTTGATTTTCTGTAGACTTTTAGGATTGCTTTTAGTATAGAACATTATTCACTCTGGAGCAAAGGAAAATTATAGGCAAATGTTTTGTTCACGCCTCCTGACTCATTTTGAATTACCCTCTGGCAGCCTTTGGGAGATGCTTTTGTTGGTAAGGAGATGGCAGCCAAGATTACCTTCACCAACCCCCTGCCACGTATGCTAAAGGGAGTGGTGTTCAGAGTGGAGGGCCTGGGTCTGCAGAAGGGCCATGAAGTGATTGTTGGGTAAGAACATTAAATATCTCCTTTTCTTTTGACTCCTTATCTCTTTCATCAACACTTTCCCCCAACAATTTATTCTCCATACTAATACTCCACTACCCCTTTTTGCCTTTCAGTGATGTAGGCGGCCACTCTACAGTGACACTGACAGAGCACTTCATCCCCACCCAACCCGGACCCAGAAAGCTGGTGGCGTCTCTTGACTGTAAACAGCTCACGCAAGTGCACGGAGTGGCTGATATTGTCGTTCTTGAGCAATGAGGGGCAACATCACTTCCTGTCCTATTACTTTTTACTCATAAAGTATGAACTATATGACAAGTGTGTTACCTTCCTGTATCTTAAACtatcttgtttattttgtactactactgctgcaaaaatgctttatttttaaaactatgaaTAGACAATTAGCAACTGTAGCATTatcagtattatttttttttacttaaaattaTATAAATTCACACTTCTGCCTTGCTCTGAGATGTCTAAACTGTGGTGATGTATGCAGCAGGGTTTAAGTACATTAACAGCAAATATAGTGCTGTAATTAACAAGCATACGTATATTGAAGTTACAAAACTGTCAGATTAGACAGACTGTTCTAACATTAGTGCGTTTTAAGACGTTGACCAAAGCATGTGGAGGTACAGAATGCCAGGTCATGGTTATTGCGTGATAAtgtaaatattgtgtgtgtattattccTATAGCTTGTCATAGGATGAAAAGTATGTGAAAAGTGTTGTCAGACAAAATGGACCTCACATGGCTTACATGAAGGAAGGGTACTgtgagatgtttgtttttttaaagggacTGATGTTGAAATTGGCACTGACATTTTGCAAAGGGCAAATTATTATAATTCCCGATGTTTTTTGGTCACATTTGACTGAAGAATGTGTAATTATTGTTGAAAAGATGAAGTAATTTATTCCGTACCAATTAATGATGTAGattttcaaaaaagtaaaatctaCAAGGACATTGCTAAAAGGTTATTTGAATCACTAGATAAAATGCAAATAATGCCTCCTTGAGTTTGAAAACCAATAAGTTACCACTCATAAAACTCTTCATTTTCAGAATGCAAAGCTACAAGTTTCCTTAGAAAGAATTCTACCAGATGTTGTTCTGTATGTGATTCTCcatcatgtgtgtgtataataacACTGTTGTCAGTTTTACAGTATATTGCAACTGCAAAATTGGGACTTTGTCACTGCTGTGAATCCTAGCAAACCATATCAGACCACACTACCTACAGTGGTCTTAACTCGCCTTAGCTTTACCTGGTTCCCGTCTTTTTAATGTGAGCACTCAAAGTACAATGTGAAGGAAAGTATTTTATTAACATAACAATATTTATCTACCATATCTACCTGTGGAATTGTATGTTGTGATGGTAATAAACCTTACACTGAAATAATGGCCTGACCCCTATTTCCGTATATCATTAGACAAGTCTTTACTGGATCTAGTCTGGATCAAGTACAAGTAcgtttccaggataattgcttGCTCGTCCCTCaccttctgtgtgtgttgccgttctcaaactcggggaaacgacaacaaactttgagctagcaagccacatgctgaaaatggcaagttttgaagaaaattttgattgtgcaacaaggcaggcctgttCGGCTCTTTCGCGGAATGATTGTACAGATTTATCAAAGAACATGTCtacagcatttactatctaactgggatgttttgggacctggatgaagtacacacagcgatacactggtaagagcaaattacttAACCATACATCCGGccaatttaaatagctcacgttactgtattgtgtgaacagttaacttcatttaacatTGTTGgtggcgtttttttttcttttttgcggTGTGCTaatgttccacaaaaacaagtttcctcccgagactattttgcagagccaccgtcgcagCGTCCGGAGCTCAGCGTCAATATAAAACATTCATGAGCGATGCCCAAGATGATTTAAAGTTTTTCCTGTTCATAATGTATgactttactccacagcgctgtggagataggtctggcaatgcgagactaattcTAATGTAATCCAGGGATCAGAGAGGACGTAAGTGGCTACCTGTTTCATTTCTTCAATCAACCATTTTtcatttgggaaaaaaagtgtgttgCATGAGGGATGATTTGCTGTATAGTGACTTGTTTCAACTGTAACATGAGACAGGGGACACACCTTTGCTGCCTTTCATCATTCAATATGCATAATGCAGTGATGTAGTCTCTTTTTTGACTGACTAGCTGCAGTCTTAAGACATGCTTGGGAAGACGGGCAGTGGTGAAGTCTAACAAAGTTATATTGATTCAAGTATTTTAGCACAATTTTGAGGTACATGGACATAATGCTATTCTATACTTCTGATCCACTGCATTTTACAGGGAAATACAGACTTTTTACTCCAATGCATTTCTATAACAGCTATTAAAccttacatacaaaacattaatACATTGATAATAACATTTATATAAGATAATATATAACTTACAGGGCCATTCTGCTGCCTAatgagtacatttacttttaatGCTTGAAGTTAATTTTGTTGAAAACACTTCTGTACTGTTACTTTTTGCTTATTTATGTGCTTGGAGTAGTTGGTATTTTTATATTCTAATATGTTTTACTTTTGCTTACATACAGTGCAAACCTCTTGTAGTCATCACATCTGTCATCACTATTAAGTGGATAATTATTATAACTAAatagtttttctttatttcttatgCAGTTCATCATCTAACTAACATTTGCATATGTATTACATAATTATAAAGTAATGAAACGGACAGCTTCCAATTTATTGAATTATATTGACTGTTTTGACTTTAGTACAGCTGTTTCAAGCGCTATTGAAATGACCAAATCAAATTACCGTACTGTGTATagttaaaatacaatataatacagtACTGTTTATAAAATATAGCTTAGTGTTCAAATTATAGCCCAAAACAGTATTGTGCTGTTAACATTACAATGTATTTCTGAAATTGTGAACAGGACTGAAAATAAACTGTTGGCTATCAATGCCAAACTGGTAGCAGAGTTTGAAAACATATTCATAAAATATTCTGATCTTAGTCACAAATGAAAACGGATCATGGCAGTAAAGTAAGACAATTATATATAATAGAATTACCATAAATCATAgttaaaaatgttttcctcAAAAACTCAAACTGTAAGTGAACTACTTGCTTAAAGGA
It encodes the following:
- the tgm1l1 gene encoding protein-glutamine gamma-glutamyltransferase K, with amino-acid sequence MPGERLAVRGTSEVGRFPGAAPPTKVELTIHNEEEQKQEEGGCRRWFRKMCPCCCKRQNSTSNDVTDKVEYVKPPEPAKPKPENGEAKEIEGIKLSVCSVDLLSSKMGQNRQEHHTDLYHGDELVIRRGQTFQIELELNRPFNADSDKLHLDLRTGPLPMVSKGTHVIVPLVDHLEDERWEAKIVEKNVNKIKLSVNSPASAVIGLYGVTVTTSSSKDEAATTHNSSKNIVMLFNPWCEEDVVFLDDEEERKEYVLNDIGRIYYGTEKQIGARTWNFGQFHEGILEACLFILEKSDMPPSGRGDPVNVVRVISAMINAQDDFGVLVGNWSGDYSDGVSPSAWSSSVEILRKYLSSNGTPVSYGQCWVFSGITTTVLRCLGIPARSVTNFQSAHDTDVSLTTDVYFDENMKLIDYLNSDSVWNFHVWNDCWMARPDLPPGHGGWQAVDSTPQETSQGTFRCGPASVNAIRSGQVYLKHDTPFVFAEVNSDKIYWQRKLDGTFRQIQSEKKAVGHCISTKAVGSDERADITHLYKHQEGSEEERIAVETASRYGSKPDVYSSAVAEDVSVEVKMEGEGPRMGADAQLSILVKNLSSQPRRTTLHSQVAVMYYTGVLKGTIKKEQMHVELLPNEEKTIEWVLPYQQYQNQLVDQAALMLTLSGRVSETQQVLANQTSFRLRTPDLNITPLGDAFVGKEMAAKITFTNPLPRMLKGVVFRVEGLGLQKGHEVIVGDVGGHSTVTLTEHFIPTQPGPRKLVASLDCKQLTQVHGVADIVVLEQ